From Aptenodytes patagonicus chromosome 1, bAptPat1.pri.cur, whole genome shotgun sequence, one genomic window encodes:
- the ART4 gene encoding ecto-ADP-ribosyltransferase 4 codes for MFFTVSWVDSRMPVLLASLLLLISLQRLAVSHLMMDMALHSFDDQYLGCREQVMEELERGDYFEKEIAANKDYLSLWKKAQEALLKSPVGLLREMQESHAIVLMAYTMNSSLHSQLNWATSTAGSSPEHYRHNFSFKYFHFYLTTAIQIMKQWQSSKESMGKHKCYRVHRGVKNLYIEAMVGSRVRFGRFTSTSRLLNEAQKFGNETLFTVTTCLGAAVQGFSYYTSEKEVLIPPYEIFFVKSFFRTQHGNRLHLHSVGNYSKYHCQLVKASRSKNSGSTALASAVLPSVVGVFFCLSHND; via the exons ATGTTCTTTACAGTGTCTTGGGTGGACTCTAGGATGCCAGTGCTGCTGGCCAGCCTTTTGTTGCTGATCTCCTTGCAAAGGCTG GCTGTATCCCACCTCATGATGGATATGGCTCTGCATTCCTTTGATGACCAGTATTTGGGGTGCAGAGAGCAGGTGATGGAAGAACTCGAGCGAGGAGACTATTTCGAAAAGGAAATAGCTGCTAACAAGGACTATTTGAGTCTCTGGAAGAAGGCTCAGGAGGCTTTGTTGAAGAGCCCTGTAGGTCTCCTGAGGGAGATGCAAGAGAGCCATGCCATAGTCCTCATGGCTTACACCATGAACTCTTCTCTCCACTCTCAGCTGAACTGGGCCACATCTACAGCAGGAAGCTCTCCAGAGCACTACAGACACAACTtcagtttcaaatattttcacttttaccTAACGACTGCTATCCAGATAATGAAGCAATGGCAGAGCAGCAAGGAGAGCATGGGCAAACATAAGTGCTACCGGGTGCACAGGGGTGTAAAAAACTTATATATTGAGGCCATGGTAGGCAGCAGGGTGAGATTTGGCCGTTTCACCTCCACCTCCCGCCTCTTGAATGAAGCCCAGAAGTTTGGGAATGAAACTTTGTTCACAGTGACCACCTGCCTGGGAGCAGCTGTGCAAGGCTTTTCTTACTATACATCGGAGAAGGAAGTCCTCATTCCCCCTTATGAGATATTCTTTGTCAAAAGCTTCTTTCGGACACAGCACGGTAACCGGCTGCATCTGCATTCTGTGGGGAACTACAGCAAGTACCACTGCCAGCTCGTGAAAG CTTC
- the LOC143159239 gene encoding osteocalcin-like yields the protein MRSLLAPLIVTLALAVLCCCEKDPKDPSGSPSAASIKINKEVANAFVKRQKRSSLYERYFEYYKSPMEQMHERCENYPPCDYLSDQIGFSMAYNRFFGRY from the exons ATGAGGAGTCTGCTGGCACCGCTGATCGTGACTCTGGCCCTGGCAGTGCTCTGCTGTTGTGAGAAAG ATCCCAAAGACCCCTCAGGATCTCCCAGCGCTGCCA GCATCAAGATTAATAAGGAAGTTGCCAATGCCTTTGTGAAGAGGCAGAAGAGATCCAGCCTGTATGAACG GTACTTTGAGTATTACAAAAGTCCAATGGAGCAGATGCATGAGCGTTGTGAAAACTACCCTCCCTGTGACTATCTCTCTGACCAAATAGGATTTTCCATGGCCTACAACCGTTTCTTTGGGAGATACTAA
- the MGP gene encoding matrix Gla protein translates to MRTLIILTFLAVLVMAATCYESHESMESHEYLNPFINRRRANDFIQAGMRPGGIFQERIRERSKMPQERQREICEDYYPCELYAFHHGYAAAYRHYFGTRRTK, encoded by the exons ATGCGCACTCTCATCATCCTTACGTTCCTGGCTGTCTTGGTGATGGCTGCTACTTGCTATG AGTCCCATGAGAGCATGGAATCCCATGAGTATCTCA ATCCCTTCATCAACAGGCGAAGGGCCAATGACTTCATACAAGCTGGCATGAGACCAGGAGGCATCTTTCAGGAGAG GATCAGGGAGCGTAGTAAGATGCCCCAGGAACGTCAGAGGGAGATCTGTGAGGACTATTACCCCTGCGAACTGTACGCTTTTCACCATGGCTATGCTGCTGCTTACAGGCACTATTTTGGGACAAGGAGGACTAAGTAA